One stretch of Priestia megaterium DNA includes these proteins:
- a CDS encoding MrcB family domain-containing protein → MSLRERLLYVAEHYKQMGGDVLVKHEIENMLTRRLPISLYRLEHINREEMRISGHHAETFPYVTLQNKNIESDVKVAYLFSEDGQRIYLVMMRTDSEEGTDLKDIRFFTPEHARVLKDNHIVIGTSMEAKRFEDRVALYLPYNIADLPSNDQLQDDLHLLLSMHEQYIKTYGMSKEMIGDKDAIVHIHEYIRKSGFTYERHDIANAYFALKTKPFIVLSGMSGTGKTKLAQLLADSIGATIENGRQVLIPVRPDWHDSSDLLGYIDLRGDFRRGSFLSIMQQAIQHPAYTYVAILDEMNLARVEHYFSDILSVMESRSWSKGKIKTAPLFPGHKMFRDIYLPSNLLIIGTINMDETTHGFSQKLLDRTNTIELNKIQLDSFDFLDDRDPSQHSIQNVQIQSQYVHLKDAYVEHAELIHEVTNELLTVNEMLIEVDLQIGYRVRDEICFYLIYAVKSGMFTFDQAFDFQILQKVLPRISGSDGYTFDLLKNLYYYCTNTLLDDEFETAVVNADGMRFPKSARKIMEMMRRFEVYGYTSFWINTVR, encoded by the coding sequence ATGAGTTTGCGCGAGCGGCTGCTGTATGTAGCGGAACATTATAAACAAATGGGTGGAGACGTACTTGTAAAACATGAAATAGAAAATATGCTTACACGCAGGCTTCCGATTTCTCTTTATCGATTGGAGCATATAAATCGAGAAGAAATGCGTATATCGGGACACCACGCTGAAACATTTCCTTACGTGACCCTTCAGAATAAGAATATAGAGAGTGACGTGAAGGTAGCGTATTTATTCAGTGAAGACGGTCAGCGCATTTACTTAGTCATGATGAGAACAGACTCAGAAGAAGGAACTGATCTGAAAGACATTCGTTTTTTTACTCCTGAACATGCCCGCGTATTGAAAGATAATCATATTGTCATTGGTACAAGCATGGAAGCGAAAAGATTTGAGGATAGAGTAGCTCTTTACCTTCCTTACAATATAGCAGATTTACCTAGCAATGATCAGCTTCAAGATGACTTGCATTTACTGCTAAGTATGCATGAACAGTATATAAAAACATACGGAATGAGCAAAGAGATGATTGGGGACAAAGACGCCATCGTCCATATTCATGAGTATATTAGGAAATCTGGATTTACATATGAACGACATGATATAGCCAACGCCTACTTTGCTTTAAAGACCAAACCGTTTATTGTTTTATCAGGAATGAGCGGGACAGGAAAAACAAAGCTTGCTCAGCTCTTAGCAGATAGTATCGGTGCCACGATTGAAAATGGAAGACAAGTGCTCATTCCGGTTCGACCCGATTGGCACGATAGTTCAGATTTATTAGGATATATTGATTTAAGAGGAGATTTTCGCAGAGGATCGTTTCTGTCGATTATGCAGCAAGCCATTCAGCATCCAGCTTACACATATGTTGCCATATTGGATGAAATGAACTTAGCTCGAGTTGAACATTATTTTAGCGATATTTTAAGCGTGATGGAAAGCAGGAGCTGGTCAAAAGGGAAAATCAAAACGGCTCCGTTATTTCCTGGACATAAGATGTTCCGAGATATTTATTTGCCATCTAATCTTCTCATTATAGGTACAATTAATATGGATGAAACAACTCATGGGTTTAGTCAAAAGTTGTTAGATCGTACCAACACCATTGAGTTAAATAAGATTCAACTAGATTCTTTTGATTTTTTAGATGATAGAGATCCATCTCAGCACAGCATTCAAAATGTACAAATTCAAAGTCAATATGTTCACTTAAAAGATGCGTATGTTGAACATGCTGAGCTTATTCACGAAGTAACAAATGAACTGCTAACCGTCAACGAGATGCTTATAGAAGTCGATTTACAAATAGGTTACCGCGTACGCGACGAAATATGCTTTTATTTAATTTACGCAGTGAAAAGCGGGATGTTTACGTTTGATCAGGCGTTTGATTTTCAGATTTTGCAAAAAGTTTTGCCTCGTATTTCAGGAAGCGATGGGTACACATTTGATTTATTAAAAAACCTTTATTATTACTGTACAAATACACTGTTAGATGATGAATTTGAGACAGCTGTCGTAAATGCAGATGGAATGAGATTTCCTAAAAGCGCACGCAAAATAATGGAGATGATGAGACGTTTTGAAGTATACGGATACACGTCATTTTGGATTAATACCGTACGTTGA
- a CDS encoding (2Fe-2S)-binding protein produces the protein MLRDERYRITVKLKVNGEEKMIDIRTADTLLYVLREKLGLTGAKPGCLNGDCGACTVGINQRPMKSCLMLAAEAEEKEIMTIEGLKNSPMQKAFIEHFAFQCGYCTSGFIMNAHLLSKHHPSGSDDIIKEWLASNICRCTGYKEIEDAVKSVLHFSERE, from the coding sequence GTGCTAAGAGATGAACGGTATAGAATAACAGTTAAGCTAAAGGTTAATGGGGAAGAAAAAATGATCGATATCCGAACAGCAGATACGTTGCTTTACGTATTAAGAGAAAAGCTGGGCCTTACCGGAGCAAAACCAGGCTGTTTAAATGGAGACTGCGGAGCTTGTACAGTAGGGATAAATCAGCGGCCAATGAAATCCTGTCTCATGTTAGCGGCGGAAGCAGAAGAGAAAGAAATAATGACTATAGAAGGACTGAAGAACTCACCTATGCAAAAAGCTTTTATTGAACATTTTGCTTTTCAGTGCGGTTATTGCACATCGGGTTTTATCATGAATGCTCATTTGCTTTCTAAACACCATCCTTCAGGCAGTGACGATATTATAAAGGAATGGTTAGCTTCCAATATATGCAGATGTACAGGGTATAAAGAAATTGAAGACGCAGTAAAATCTGTTTTACACTTTTCGGAGCGCGAGTGA
- a CDS encoding FAD binding domain-containing protein: MISFDFEYHKPATVSEAVALFQELENQGKQPRYYAGGTEILTLGRLGLFVTHAVIDIKNIPEFQKAEADEDWMIFGAGVTLTELEEKNLFPLLSKSASEVADHTARNKITLGGNICGHIFYREAVLPLFLADSQLAVADLSGINLHSIHDLFQRRLQLEKGELLVQVFVETKYADLPYMSIKERQQWDTGYPLVTVAALKTEGTIRVAFSGVCSFPFRSAEIEKVLNHKDTPLEARIQTALEYIPAPILNDGEGSDRYRKFVIKNLLFDIFKELGGT, translated from the coding sequence ATGATTTCATTTGACTTTGAATATCACAAACCTGCAACCGTTTCAGAAGCAGTTGCCTTATTTCAAGAGTTAGAGAATCAAGGCAAACAGCCGCGTTATTATGCTGGAGGCACTGAAATTCTGACATTGGGCAGATTGGGTTTGTTTGTTACCCATGCTGTCATTGATATAAAAAATATACCCGAGTTTCAAAAAGCAGAAGCTGATGAAGACTGGATGATTTTTGGTGCAGGTGTAACATTGACTGAACTGGAAGAGAAAAACTTATTTCCTTTATTAAGTAAGTCTGCTAGCGAAGTGGCTGATCACACGGCTCGAAATAAAATAACCCTAGGAGGAAATATTTGTGGGCATATCTTTTATCGAGAAGCCGTATTGCCGCTGTTTTTAGCGGATAGTCAACTCGCAGTGGCAGATCTCAGTGGAATAAACCTCCATTCGATTCACGATCTTTTTCAGCGGCGTTTGCAGCTGGAAAAAGGAGAGCTGCTTGTTCAGGTGTTTGTTGAAACAAAGTATGCTGACCTGCCGTATATGAGTATAAAAGAGCGCCAGCAGTGGGATACAGGATATCCACTAGTTACAGTAGCCGCTTTAAAAACAGAAGGAACCATTCGAGTAGCTTTCAGCGGAGTATGTTCGTTTCCTTTTCGATCAGCTGAAATAGAAAAAGTGCTAAACCATAAAGACACTCCATTAGAAGCTCGAATTCAAACTGCTCTTGAGTATATACCTGCTCCAATTTTAAATGATGGAGAAGGATCGGATCGATATCGCAAATTTGTGATTAAAAATTTATTGTTTGATATTTTCAAAGAGCTGGGAGGAACGTAA
- a CDS encoding xanthine dehydrogenase family protein molybdopterin-binding subunit, translating to MDVIGKSVIRKDALEKVTGTARYTNDYMFKGSLHAKIVVSPYAHARIQAIDVQAAIATPGVHAVVTGEHLPLTGEGVRDKRPLAFEKVRYHGEAVVLVVAETPALAERAASSVHIQYEPLPVVHSPSEAIKSESPLVHENMHIYKHDETVYPEPGTNVANRVKIRKGNIEEGWEKSELIVEETFSLSPSDHAAMETRSAAAEILPIGLVKIITSSQAPFMVKKLISEYFEIEAGKVIVETPLVGGGYGGKAAVQLELLAYLASKAVGGRLVKILNTREEDMLTSPAHVGLDAKIKLGCSKEGLLQAADILYLFDSGAYADKGTDLSKAAAADCTGPYRLEHILCDSLCVYTNHPYASPFRGFSHSELLFAFERTVDILAKKAGIDPLEFREKNAILPGDTTPTQVRLTSSSVGNLPECIRRLKQLMKWEEGQRTVHENGLITAKGISCVWKTSTIETNAGSGVILTFNPDGSVNLMSGVIELGTGTKTVLAQILAEKLQMRVERIHVRMEVDTQTTPEHWKTVASRGTFMAGRAVLEAAEDVINQLKKIASCIFRASEEDIEIKNEKVFLRDEPETSLAFKEIVYGYKYPNGNAIGGQIIGRGNYILRGMTYLDKETGAGRPGPEWTVAAEGVEVEYNPRTYRYRIVKAVSVIDIGTVLNEKMARGQVMGAMSMGLSFAGRETFWFDSNGRILNPQLRKYRPLRYGEHPEYVVDFVHTPQLDAAYGARGVGEHGLLGMPASLGNSLTVAAETELNQLPLIPELIWRMKEGNADDFI from the coding sequence GTGGATGTCATTGGAAAAAGCGTTATTCGAAAAGATGCATTAGAAAAAGTAACGGGTACGGCTCGATACACAAATGATTACATGTTTAAAGGCTCCCTGCACGCCAAAATAGTAGTCAGCCCTTACGCACATGCAAGAATTCAAGCAATAGACGTCCAAGCGGCGATTGCTACTCCCGGTGTTCACGCGGTTGTGACGGGTGAGCATTTGCCGTTAACCGGAGAAGGAGTTCGTGACAAGCGACCGCTTGCATTTGAAAAAGTGCGGTATCACGGAGAAGCCGTAGTCCTGGTAGTAGCAGAAACCCCTGCACTCGCTGAGCGTGCGGCGAGTTCTGTTCATATTCAATATGAGCCGTTACCTGTGGTTCATTCTCCTAGCGAAGCAATTAAGTCTGAGTCTCCTTTGGTGCATGAAAATATGCACATCTACAAGCATGATGAAACGGTGTATCCAGAGCCAGGGACCAATGTAGCTAACAGAGTCAAAATACGAAAAGGCAATATAGAAGAAGGTTGGGAAAAAAGTGAGTTAATAGTTGAAGAAACATTTTCTCTATCTCCTTCAGATCACGCGGCAATGGAAACAAGAAGTGCCGCTGCTGAAATCCTTCCGATTGGATTAGTTAAAATTATCACTTCTTCTCAAGCTCCTTTTATGGTGAAAAAATTAATCAGTGAGTACTTTGAAATTGAAGCGGGAAAAGTGATCGTTGAAACACCGCTAGTAGGAGGAGGATACGGAGGAAAAGCAGCTGTCCAGCTGGAGCTGCTTGCTTATCTAGCTTCAAAAGCTGTGGGTGGAAGGCTGGTTAAAATATTGAACACAAGAGAAGAAGATATGCTTACTTCGCCTGCTCACGTAGGTCTAGATGCAAAAATCAAGCTAGGTTGTTCTAAAGAGGGACTCTTGCAGGCTGCTGACATTCTTTATTTGTTTGACAGCGGTGCTTATGCGGATAAAGGAACGGACTTGAGTAAAGCTGCAGCAGCTGACTGTACGGGACCTTATCGTCTTGAACATATTCTTTGTGATTCATTATGTGTATATACAAATCACCCTTACGCTTCCCCTTTTCGAGGATTTAGCCACTCGGAACTATTATTTGCGTTCGAGCGCACGGTGGACATCCTTGCTAAAAAAGCAGGTATAGACCCTTTGGAGTTTAGAGAAAAAAACGCTATTTTGCCGGGCGATACTACGCCTACGCAAGTACGTTTAACTTCTAGCAGCGTTGGTAACTTACCGGAATGTATTCGTCGCTTGAAGCAGCTAATGAAATGGGAGGAAGGACAGAGAACGGTTCATGAAAACGGCCTTATTACTGCCAAAGGGATTAGCTGCGTCTGGAAAACCTCCACTATTGAAACAAACGCAGGTTCAGGTGTTATTCTAACATTCAACCCTGATGGAAGCGTGAATTTAATGTCTGGCGTTATTGAATTAGGTACGGGGACAAAAACAGTGCTCGCGCAAATACTGGCTGAAAAATTGCAGATGCGCGTGGAACGTATTCATGTGCGAATGGAAGTAGATACTCAAACGACTCCTGAACATTGGAAAACGGTGGCTAGCAGAGGCACTTTTATGGCAGGAAGAGCGGTTTTAGAAGCGGCTGAAGATGTGATTAACCAATTAAAAAAGATAGCTTCTTGTATATTTCGAGCTTCTGAGGAAGATATCGAAATAAAAAATGAAAAAGTTTTTTTACGGGATGAGCCTGAAACCTCCTTGGCCTTTAAAGAAATTGTGTATGGCTATAAATATCCGAACGGAAATGCAATTGGAGGGCAAATCATAGGGAGAGGCAATTATATTTTAAGAGGGATGACCTACTTGGATAAAGAAACGGGAGCTGGGCGTCCCGGTCCTGAATGGACGGTAGCAGCTGAAGGAGTTGAAGTGGAATATAACCCTAGAACGTATAGATACCGTATTGTAAAAGCTGTCTCTGTTATTGACATAGGAACCGTGTTAAACGAGAAAATGGCAAGAGGGCAAGTCATGGGTGCGATGAGTATGGGACTATCGTTTGCAGGCAGAGAAACATTTTGGTTTGATTCAAATGGCCGAATTTTAAACCCTCAGCTTCGGAAATATCGTCCTCTTCGCTACGGAGAGCATCCAGAGTACGTAGTAGATTTTGTTCATACGCCTCAATTAGATGCGGCCTACGGAGCTAGAGGAGTCGGAGAACACGGGCTGCTTGGTATGCCGGCTTCTTTAGGAAACAGCTTAACGGTGGCAGCAGAAACAGAATTAAACCAACTTCCGCTTATTCCAGAATTGATTTGGAGGATGAAAGAAGGGAATGCTGATGATTTCATTTGA
- a CDS encoding NTP transferase domain-containing protein — MSGLNIVAVYLAAGASKRMGSNKLLLPLGNGCLGSKALRKAVSSKVNHTIVVTKKGDHLEWIDPILFSEAYQQKWSHTSCSSALKGQSASLKCGLKKAKELNADAIIVLLADQPLISIVLIDTFVSLFEKYFSVPFISSFYQGIARAPVLLSKQMFSSLDKLQGDQGARKIIRQSGPENGMFYECTDASLFMDVDTKQAYERIKKIYKEKRRLF; from the coding sequence ATGTCCGGGTTAAATATTGTTGCTGTTTATCTTGCCGCGGGAGCTAGTAAAAGGATGGGCAGCAATAAGCTGTTGCTGCCTTTAGGGAATGGATGTTTGGGGAGTAAAGCTTTACGAAAAGCGGTTTCTTCAAAAGTAAACCATACGATAGTAGTAACAAAGAAAGGAGATCATCTTGAGTGGATTGACCCTATTCTTTTTTCAGAAGCATATCAGCAGAAGTGGAGTCATACTTCTTGTAGTAGCGCTTTAAAAGGTCAGTCTGCGTCTTTAAAGTGCGGATTAAAAAAAGCAAAAGAATTAAACGCTGATGCTATTATTGTGCTGCTGGCAGATCAGCCTCTTATAAGTATCGTGCTGATAGATACATTTGTTTCTCTTTTTGAAAAATATTTTTCCGTTCCATTTATTTCATCTTTTTATCAAGGAATTGCCAGAGCACCGGTTTTATTGTCAAAACAAATGTTTTCAAGCTTGGATAAGTTGCAAGGAGATCAAGGGGCAAGAAAAATCATAAGACAAAGCGGGCCTGAAAATGGAATGTTTTATGAATGTACCGACGCTTCCCTTTTTATGGATGTTGATACAAAACAAGCGTATGAACGCATTAAAAAGATATACAAAGAGAAACGTCGACTGTTTTGA